A window of Bradyrhizobium sp. AZCC 1610 contains these coding sequences:
- a CDS encoding response regulator transcription factor, which produces MNPIRITLTDDHPLVLAGMKALLEPVEDITIVGEATDGKAAIEMISQAMPDIAVLDISLPGLGGIELARRISADFPTVRLLALTVHEDRAYVQPMMQAGARGYLLKRSAADELVRAIRAVAGGGLYLDPAIAEKALPSGSGEHRSPGKAAQLELTPRETEVLRFIAQGFSNKEIAARLDVSVKTVETHKSRAVEKLGLFTRADIVRYGISQGWLEHSPKG; this is translated from the coding sequence GTGAACCCTATCCGCATTACCCTGACTGATGATCATCCGCTGGTACTGGCCGGCATGAAGGCCCTGCTCGAACCGGTCGAGGACATTACGATTGTGGGCGAAGCGACCGACGGGAAAGCTGCAATAGAGATGATCAGCCAAGCCATGCCCGATATCGCTGTCCTGGACATCTCGCTACCGGGTCTCGGCGGGATCGAGCTTGCGCGAAGAATCTCGGCTGATTTCCCGACCGTTCGGCTGTTGGCCCTGACCGTGCATGAGGACCGTGCCTACGTACAGCCGATGATGCAGGCCGGAGCACGCGGCTACCTCCTGAAACGCTCGGCCGCCGACGAACTGGTGCGCGCGATCCGCGCCGTCGCCGGTGGCGGGCTTTACCTCGACCCCGCTATCGCCGAGAAGGCCCTACCCTCCGGCTCCGGCGAACATCGATCACCGGGCAAAGCCGCCCAACTCGAACTGACTCCTCGCGAGACCGAGGTTCTCCGTTTCATTGCCCAGGGGTTCAGCAACAAGGAAATCGCCGCCCGTCTGGACGTCAGCGTCAAGACGGTCGAAACGCACAAATCCAGGGCTGTGGAAAAGCTGGGGCTGTTTACGCGGGCTGACATCGTACGTTACGGCAT